The following coding sequences are from one Bos taurus isolate L1 Dominette 01449 registration number 42190680 breed Hereford chromosome 26, ARS-UCD2.0, whole genome shotgun sequence window:
- the SEC31B gene encoding protein transport protein Sec31B isoform X2: MKLKELERQAVQVWSPASQYPVYLATGTSAQQLDASFSTNGTLEIFEVDFRDPSLDLKRKGVLSASSRFHKLIWGSFGSGLLEASGVIAGGGDNGMLTLYNVTHVLSSGKEPVIAQRQKHSGAVRALDFNPFQGNLLASGANDSEIFIWDLNNLSVPMTPGSKSQPLEDIKALSWNRQVQHILSSAHPSGKAVVWDLRKNEPIIKVSDHSNRMHCSGLAWHPDIATQLVLCSEDDRLPVIQLWDLRFASSPLKVLESHSRGILSVSWSQADAELLLSSAKDSQILCWNLGSSEVVYKLPMLSSWCFDVQWCPRDPLVFSAASFDGWINLYSVMGRSWEVQQMRQADKISSSFSKGQPLPPLQVPEQVAQASLIPPLKKPPKWMRRPAGVSFAFGGKLVTFGLPSTPVHQVPQPCLRLVFISQVTTEPELLAQSAELQEALGSGNLLNYCQNKIHQASLQSEKMLWQFLKVTLEKDARMKFLKLLGYSKDELQKKVATWLRSDLRLGEIPQSKGDDLNSNRQQAFSIQTSKHTTWEASVSSDFFDELIPQNMTLWEIPITEDTEGLLSRALLLGELGPAVELCLKEERFADAIILAQAGGSDLLKQAQERYLAKKKTGIAPLLACIIQKNWKDMVHACSLKNWREALALLLTYSEPEKFPELCDRLGTRMEQESGWALTSEARLCYVCSGSVERLVECWAKCQPASSPMALQDLMEKVMVLNRSLELLRGPDGVSPGPATTYRITQYANLLAAQGSLATAMSYLPSDCAQLPVQQLRDRLFHAQGSGVLGQQSPPFPFPRVVVGATPYSQETSSPRLKFQSSHQVPILPPRPRIFTPQSSLMMPLTPSHPSPYQGSRMQNTSDYRPSGVQEAQPLPLGPGVRPALSQPQLLGGQRAQAPNPVGFPGTWPLLAPPMAPPNIMQPGSVPLPRAPPVHPLFPVRAPGFSPMSSQPPAPPVSFPAAHPPGGPGTPCAGVLPTTGILIPHPGPQDSLKNAPVPKGNLQRKKLPETFMPPAPITAPVMCLTPEPRGVLSSQPAVPSQCQQPLDKINRKELPPEHQSLKISFEALLQRCSLSATDLKTKRKLDEAAQRLECLYDKLCEGTVSTLSGSHLPPAFPPSPLAKGHAVSLPISLTDPGFPTEYRHVAWTGLQNSRRESSLLPSMPPG, encoded by the exons ATGAAGCTGAAGGAGCTTGAGCGACAAGCTGTCCAAGTGTGGAGCCCAGCCAGCCAGTACCCTGTGTATCTGGCCACAG GAACATCTGCCCAGCAGCTAGATGCCTCCTTTAGTACAAATGGCACATTGGAAATCTTTGAGGTTGATTTCAGGGACCCCTCTCTGGACTTGAAACGCAAGGGAGTCCTTTCTGCCTCCAGCAG GTTTCACAAGCTGATCTGGGGGAGCTTTGGCAGTGGGCTTCTGGAAGCCTCCGGGGTCATTGCAGGCGGCGGGGACAATGGCATGCTTACTCTGTACAATGTGACCCACGTCTTGTCTTCGGGAAAGGAGCCTGTGATTGCCCAGAGACAGAAGCACTCTGGGGCTGTCAGAGCCCTTGACTTTAATCCTTTCCAG GGCAACCTCCTGGCCTCAGGGGCCAATGATTCTGAAATCTTCATTTGGGATTTGAATAACCTGAGTGTACCAATGACCCCAGGATCCAAGTCACAG CCCCTGGAAGATATCAAGGCTCTCTCTTGGAACCGTCAAGTTCAACACATTCTGTCTTCTGCTCACCCCAGCGGCAAGGCAGTCGTGTGGGATCTCAGGAAGAATGAACCTATCATCaaagtcagtgatcacagcaaCCGG ATGCACTGCTCAGGCCTGGCCTGGCACCCAGACATCGCCACCCAGTTGGTGCTTTGTTCAGAAGATGATCGTCTTCCAGTAATTCAGCTGTGGGACTTGCGCTTTGCCTCCTCACCCCTAAAGGTGCTGGAGAGTCACAGCAG gGGGATCCTGTCAGTGTCATGGAGTCAGGCTGATGCTGAGCTGCTGCTCAGTAGTGCCAAGGACAGCCAGATCTTGTGCTGGAACCTGGGGAGCAGTGAG GTGGTGTATAAACTACCCATGCTGAGCAGCTGGTGCTTTGATGTGCAATGGTGCCCTCGGGACCCTCTGGTGTTctctgctgcttcctttgatggcTGGATCAATTTATACTCTGTGATGGGTAGGAGCTGGGAAGTCCAGCAGATGAGACAGGCTGACAAG ATCTCATCTTCCTTCAGCAAAGGCCAGCCTCTCCCACCATTGCAGGTACCAGAGCAAGTGGCCCAAGCATCACTGATACCTCCCCTGAAAAAACCCCCCAAATGGATGAGGAGGCCAGCAGGTGTTTCATTTGCT TTTGGGGGCAAGCTGGTGACCTTTGGCCTCCCCAGCACCCCTGTCCATCAGGTGCCACAGCCTTGCCTCCGCCTAGTCTTTATCAGTCAGGTCACCACAGAACCTGAACTCCTGGCACAGTCAGCTGAGCTGCAGGAGGCCCTCGGATCAGGAAATCTCCTGAATTACTGTCAGAACAAGATCCACCAAGCATCACTGCAAAGTGAAAAGATGCTCTGGCAGTTTCTGAAG GTGACTTTAGAGAAGGACGCCAGGATGAAGTTCCTGAAGCTATTAGGATACAGTAAAGATGAACTTCAGAAGAAG GTGGCCACATGGTTGAGAAGTGATTTGAGGCTGGGTGAGATCCCTCAGTCCAAGGGAGATGACCTCAACAGTAACAGACAACAGGCCTTCTCCATACAG ACCTCCAAacataccacctgggaagcctcggtCTCCTCAGACTTCTTTGATGAGCTGATCCCTCAAAACATGACTCTGTGGGAGATCCCCATCACAGAAG ACACGGAGGGACTCCTGAGCCGGGCTCTCCTGCTTGGAGAACTGGGCCCTGCCGTAGAGCTGTGTCTGAAGGAAGAGCGCTTTGCTGATGCCATCATCCTGGCCCAGGCTGGAGGCTCAGATCTGCTGAAGCAAGCACAGGAGCGCTACTTGGCCAAGAAGAAAACCGGAATCGCCCCG CTGCTAGCCTGCATTATACAGAAGAATTGGAAAGACATGGTGCATGCCTGTAGCCTGAAGAACTGGAGAGAGGCTCTGGCCTTGCTGCTGACATACTCAGAGCCAGAGAAATTCCCCGAGCTCTGTG ACAGGCTGGGAACTCGTATGGAGCAGGAGAGTGGCTGGGCACTCACCTCTGAAGCCAGACTCTGTTATGTGTGCTCAGGGAGTGTGGAGCGGCTGGTGGAGTGCTGGGCAAAATGCCAGCCGGCTTCATCCCCCATGGCTTTACAG GACCTGATGGAGAAAGTGATGGTCCTTAACAGGAGCTTGGAGCTACTGCGGGGTCCTGATGGGGTGAGCCCAGGCCCTGCCACAACCTACAGAATCACTCAGTATGCCAACCTCCTGGCAGCCCAGGGCAGCCTGGCCACTGCCATGAGCTACCTACCCAGTGACTGTGCTCAG CTACCAGTTCAGCAGCTGAGAGATCGACTTTTTCATGCCCAGGGTTCTGGTGTCTTGGGCCAACAGTCTCCCCCTTTCCCTTTTCCCCGGGTTGTCGTGGGAGCTACCCCCTACTCTCAAGAGACATCCTCTCCCAGACTGAAATTCCAGTCTTCTCACCAG GTTCCAATTCTACCTCCAAGGCCAAGGATTTTTACACCTCAGTCATCACTAATGATGCCCTTGACACCTTCCCATCCTAGCCCTTATCAGGGCTCCAGAATGCAGAATACAAGTGACTACAGGCCATCTGGGGTCCAGGAAGCACAGCCTTTGCCTCTGGGCCCTGGGGTAAGGCCTG CTTTATCTCAGCCTCAGCTGTTAGGAGGGCAAAGGGCACAAGCTCCTAACCCCGTGGGATTCCCTGGAACATGGCCTCTCCTGGCTCCACCCATGGCACCCCCAAACATTATGCAGCCTGGCTCTGTCCCCCTGCCTAGGGCTCCTCCAGTGCACCCTCTGTTTCCTGTGAGAGCACCAGGCTTCAGCCCTATGAGCTCCCAGCCACCAGCCCCTCCTGTCAGCTTCCCTGCGGCCCACCCTCCAGGAGGGCCAGGTACTCCATGCGCTGGTGTCCTCCCGACCACTGGCATCTTGATTCCTCACCCAG GACCTCAGGATTCCTTGAAAAATGCTCCAGTGCCCAAGGGAAACCTCCAGAGGAAAAAG ttgCCAGAGACATTTATGCCCCCAGCACCAATTACTGCTCCAGTTATGTGCCTCACCCCTGAGCCTCGAGGGGTCCTTTCCTCACAACCTGCTGTCCCCAGT CAATGTCAGCAGCCACTGGACAAGATCAACAGGAAGGAGCTTCCCCCTGAACACCAGTCTTTGAAGATCAGCTTTGAGGCACTTCTGCAGCGCTGCTCCCTATCTGCCACTGATTTA AAGACAAAACGGAAGCTAGATGAAGCTGCGCAACGTCTAGAATGTCTGTATGACAAGCTCTGCGAGGGGACAGTAAGTACACTCAGTGGTTCTCATCTGCCTCCTGCTTTTCCACCCTCACCCCTGGCCAAAGGGCACGCAGTGTCCCTTCCCATAAGCCTCACTGACCCTGGGTTCCCTACAGAATATAGACATGTTGCCTGGACTGGGCTCCAGAACTCCAGAAGGGAGTCATCGCTTCTCCCTTCCATGCCTCCAGGGTAG
- the SEC31B gene encoding protein transport protein Sec31B isoform X13, translated as MKLKELERQAVQVWSPASQYPVYLATGTSAQQLDASFSTNGTLEIFEVDFRDPSLDLKRKGVLSASSRFHKLIWGSFGSGLLEASGVIAGGGDNGMLTLYNVTHVLSSGKEPVIAQRQKHSGAVRALDFNPFQGNLLASGANDSEIFIWDLNNLSVPMTPGSKSQQPLEDIKALSWNRQVQHILSSAHPSGKAVVWDLRKNEPIIKVSDHSNRMHCSGLAWHPDIATQLVLCSEDDRLPVIQLWDLRFASSPLKVLESHSRGILSVSWSQADAELLLSSAKDSQILCWNLGSSEVVYKLPMLSSWCFDVQWCPRDPLVFSAASFDGWINLYSVMGRSWEVQQMRQADKISSSFSKGQPLPPLQVPEQVAQASLIPPLKKPPKWMRRPAGVSFAFGGKLVTFGLPSTPVHQVPQPCLRLVFISQVTTEPELLAQSAELQEALGSGNLLNYCQNKIHQASLQSEKMLWQFLKVTLEKDARMKFLKLLGYSKDELQKKVATWLRSDLRLGEIPQSKGDDLNSNRQQAFSIQTSKHTTWEASVSSDFFDELIPQNMTLWEIPITEDTEGLLSRALLLGELGPAVELCLKEERFADAIILAQAGGSDLLKQAQERYLAKKKTGIAPLLACIIQKNWKDMVHACSLKNWREALALLLTYSEPEKFPELCDRLGTRMEQESGWALTSEARLCYVCSGSVERLVECWAKCQPASSPMALQDLMEKVMVLNRSLELLRGPDGVSPGPATTYRITQYANLLAAQGSLATAMSYLPSDCAQLPVQQLRDRLFHAQGSGVLGQQSPPFPFPRVVVGATPYSQETSSPRLKFQSSHQVPILPPRPRIFTPQSSLMMPLTPSHPSPYQGSRMQNTSDYRPSGVQEAQPLPLGPGGSSSAPSVSCESTRLQPYELPATSPSCQLPCGPPSRRARYSMRWCPPDHWHLDSSPRTSGFLEKCSSAQGKPPEEKAMSAATGQDQQEGASP; from the exons ATGAAGCTGAAGGAGCTTGAGCGACAAGCTGTCCAAGTGTGGAGCCCAGCCAGCCAGTACCCTGTGTATCTGGCCACAG GAACATCTGCCCAGCAGCTAGATGCCTCCTTTAGTACAAATGGCACATTGGAAATCTTTGAGGTTGATTTCAGGGACCCCTCTCTGGACTTGAAACGCAAGGGAGTCCTTTCTGCCTCCAGCAG GTTTCACAAGCTGATCTGGGGGAGCTTTGGCAGTGGGCTTCTGGAAGCCTCCGGGGTCATTGCAGGCGGCGGGGACAATGGCATGCTTACTCTGTACAATGTGACCCACGTCTTGTCTTCGGGAAAGGAGCCTGTGATTGCCCAGAGACAGAAGCACTCTGGGGCTGTCAGAGCCCTTGACTTTAATCCTTTCCAG GGCAACCTCCTGGCCTCAGGGGCCAATGATTCTGAAATCTTCATTTGGGATTTGAATAACCTGAGTGTACCAATGACCCCAGGATCCAAGTCACAG CAGCCCCTGGAAGATATCAAGGCTCTCTCTTGGAACCGTCAAGTTCAACACATTCTGTCTTCTGCTCACCCCAGCGGCAAGGCAGTCGTGTGGGATCTCAGGAAGAATGAACCTATCATCaaagtcagtgatcacagcaaCCGG ATGCACTGCTCAGGCCTGGCCTGGCACCCAGACATCGCCACCCAGTTGGTGCTTTGTTCAGAAGATGATCGTCTTCCAGTAATTCAGCTGTGGGACTTGCGCTTTGCCTCCTCACCCCTAAAGGTGCTGGAGAGTCACAGCAG gGGGATCCTGTCAGTGTCATGGAGTCAGGCTGATGCTGAGCTGCTGCTCAGTAGTGCCAAGGACAGCCAGATCTTGTGCTGGAACCTGGGGAGCAGTGAG GTGGTGTATAAACTACCCATGCTGAGCAGCTGGTGCTTTGATGTGCAATGGTGCCCTCGGGACCCTCTGGTGTTctctgctgcttcctttgatggcTGGATCAATTTATACTCTGTGATGGGTAGGAGCTGGGAAGTCCAGCAGATGAGACAGGCTGACAAG ATCTCATCTTCCTTCAGCAAAGGCCAGCCTCTCCCACCATTGCAGGTACCAGAGCAAGTGGCCCAAGCATCACTGATACCTCCCCTGAAAAAACCCCCCAAATGGATGAGGAGGCCAGCAGGTGTTTCATTTGCT TTTGGGGGCAAGCTGGTGACCTTTGGCCTCCCCAGCACCCCTGTCCATCAGGTGCCACAGCCTTGCCTCCGCCTAGTCTTTATCAGTCAGGTCACCACAGAACCTGAACTCCTGGCACAGTCAGCTGAGCTGCAGGAGGCCCTCGGATCAGGAAATCTCCTGAATTACTGTCAGAACAAGATCCACCAAGCATCACTGCAAAGTGAAAAGATGCTCTGGCAGTTTCTGAAG GTGACTTTAGAGAAGGACGCCAGGATGAAGTTCCTGAAGCTATTAGGATACAGTAAAGATGAACTTCAGAAGAAG GTGGCCACATGGTTGAGAAGTGATTTGAGGCTGGGTGAGATCCCTCAGTCCAAGGGAGATGACCTCAACAGTAACAGACAACAGGCCTTCTCCATACAG ACCTCCAAacataccacctgggaagcctcggtCTCCTCAGACTTCTTTGATGAGCTGATCCCTCAAAACATGACTCTGTGGGAGATCCCCATCACAGAAG ACACGGAGGGACTCCTGAGCCGGGCTCTCCTGCTTGGAGAACTGGGCCCTGCCGTAGAGCTGTGTCTGAAGGAAGAGCGCTTTGCTGATGCCATCATCCTGGCCCAGGCTGGAGGCTCAGATCTGCTGAAGCAAGCACAGGAGCGCTACTTGGCCAAGAAGAAAACCGGAATCGCCCCG CTGCTAGCCTGCATTATACAGAAGAATTGGAAAGACATGGTGCATGCCTGTAGCCTGAAGAACTGGAGAGAGGCTCTGGCCTTGCTGCTGACATACTCAGAGCCAGAGAAATTCCCCGAGCTCTGTG ACAGGCTGGGAACTCGTATGGAGCAGGAGAGTGGCTGGGCACTCACCTCTGAAGCCAGACTCTGTTATGTGTGCTCAGGGAGTGTGGAGCGGCTGGTGGAGTGCTGGGCAAAATGCCAGCCGGCTTCATCCCCCATGGCTTTACAG GACCTGATGGAGAAAGTGATGGTCCTTAACAGGAGCTTGGAGCTACTGCGGGGTCCTGATGGGGTGAGCCCAGGCCCTGCCACAACCTACAGAATCACTCAGTATGCCAACCTCCTGGCAGCCCAGGGCAGCCTGGCCACTGCCATGAGCTACCTACCCAGTGACTGTGCTCAG CTACCAGTTCAGCAGCTGAGAGATCGACTTTTTCATGCCCAGGGTTCTGGTGTCTTGGGCCAACAGTCTCCCCCTTTCCCTTTTCCCCGGGTTGTCGTGGGAGCTACCCCCTACTCTCAAGAGACATCCTCTCCCAGACTGAAATTCCAGTCTTCTCACCAG GTTCCAATTCTACCTCCAAGGCCAAGGATTTTTACACCTCAGTCATCACTAATGATGCCCTTGACACCTTCCCATCCTAGCCCTTATCAGGGCTCCAGAATGCAGAATACAAGTGACTACAGGCCATCTGGGGTCCAGGAAGCACAGCCTTTGCCTCTGGGCCCTGGG GGCTCCTCCAGTGCACCCTCTGTTTCCTGTGAGAGCACCAGGCTTCAGCCCTATGAGCTCCCAGCCACCAGCCCCTCCTGTCAGCTTCCCTGCGGCCCACCCTCCAGGAGGGCCAGGTACTCCATGCGCTGGTGTCCTCCCGACCACTGGCATCTTGATTCCTCACCCAG GACCTCAGGATTCCTTGAAAAATGCTCCAGTGCCCAAGGGAAACCTCCAGAGGAAAAAG CAATGTCAGCAGCCACTGGACAAGATCAACAGGAAGGAGCTTCCCCCTGA
- the SEC31B gene encoding protein transport protein Sec31B isoform X12, protein MKLKELERQAVQVWSPASQYPVYLATGTSAQQLDASFSTNGTLEIFEVDFRDPSLDLKRKGVLSASSRFHKLIWGSFGSGLLEASGVIAGGGDNGMLTLYNVTHVLSSGKEPVIAQRQKHSGAVRALDFNPFQGNLLASGANDSEIFIWDLNNLSVPMTPGSKSQQPLEDIKALSWNRQVQHILSSAHPSGKAVVWDLRKNEPIIKVSDHSNRMHCSGLAWHPDIATQLVLCSEDDRLPVIQLWDLRFASSPLKVLESHSRGILSVSWSQADAELLLSSAKDSQILCWNLGSSEVVYKLPMLSSWCFDVQWCPRDPLVFSAASFDGWINLYSVMGRSWEVQQMRQADKISSSFSKGQPLPPLQVPEQVAQASLIPPLKKPPKWMRRPAGVSFAFGGKLVTFGLPSTPVHQVPQPCLRLVFISQVTTEPELLAQSAELQEALGSGNLLNYCQNKIHQASLQSEKMLWQFLKVTLEKDARMKFLKLLGYSKDELQKKVATWLRSDLRLGEIPQSKGDDLNSNRQQAFSIQTSKHTTWEASVSSDFFDELIPQNMTLWEIPITEDTEGLLSRALLLGELGPAVELCLKEERFADAIILAQAGGSDLLKQAQERYLAKKKTGIAPLLACIIQKNWKDMVHACSLKNWREALALLLTYSEPEKFPELCDRLGTRMEQESGWALTSEARLCYVCSGSVERLVECWAKCQPASSPMALQDLMEKVMVLNRSLELLRGPDGVSPGPATTYRITQYANLLAAQGSLATAMSYLPSDCAQLPVQQLRDRLFHAQGSGVLGQQSPPFPFPRVVVGATPYSQETSSPRLKFQSSHQVPILPPRPRIFTPQSSLMMPLTPSHPSPYQGSRMQNTSDYRPSGVQEAQPLPLGPGGSSSAPSVSCESTRLQPYELPATSPSCQLPCGPPSRRARYSMRWCPPDHWHLDSSPRTSGFLEKCSSAQGKPPEEKVARDIYAPSTNYCSSYVPHP, encoded by the exons ATGAAGCTGAAGGAGCTTGAGCGACAAGCTGTCCAAGTGTGGAGCCCAGCCAGCCAGTACCCTGTGTATCTGGCCACAG GAACATCTGCCCAGCAGCTAGATGCCTCCTTTAGTACAAATGGCACATTGGAAATCTTTGAGGTTGATTTCAGGGACCCCTCTCTGGACTTGAAACGCAAGGGAGTCCTTTCTGCCTCCAGCAG GTTTCACAAGCTGATCTGGGGGAGCTTTGGCAGTGGGCTTCTGGAAGCCTCCGGGGTCATTGCAGGCGGCGGGGACAATGGCATGCTTACTCTGTACAATGTGACCCACGTCTTGTCTTCGGGAAAGGAGCCTGTGATTGCCCAGAGACAGAAGCACTCTGGGGCTGTCAGAGCCCTTGACTTTAATCCTTTCCAG GGCAACCTCCTGGCCTCAGGGGCCAATGATTCTGAAATCTTCATTTGGGATTTGAATAACCTGAGTGTACCAATGACCCCAGGATCCAAGTCACAG CAGCCCCTGGAAGATATCAAGGCTCTCTCTTGGAACCGTCAAGTTCAACACATTCTGTCTTCTGCTCACCCCAGCGGCAAGGCAGTCGTGTGGGATCTCAGGAAGAATGAACCTATCATCaaagtcagtgatcacagcaaCCGG ATGCACTGCTCAGGCCTGGCCTGGCACCCAGACATCGCCACCCAGTTGGTGCTTTGTTCAGAAGATGATCGTCTTCCAGTAATTCAGCTGTGGGACTTGCGCTTTGCCTCCTCACCCCTAAAGGTGCTGGAGAGTCACAGCAG gGGGATCCTGTCAGTGTCATGGAGTCAGGCTGATGCTGAGCTGCTGCTCAGTAGTGCCAAGGACAGCCAGATCTTGTGCTGGAACCTGGGGAGCAGTGAG GTGGTGTATAAACTACCCATGCTGAGCAGCTGGTGCTTTGATGTGCAATGGTGCCCTCGGGACCCTCTGGTGTTctctgctgcttcctttgatggcTGGATCAATTTATACTCTGTGATGGGTAGGAGCTGGGAAGTCCAGCAGATGAGACAGGCTGACAAG ATCTCATCTTCCTTCAGCAAAGGCCAGCCTCTCCCACCATTGCAGGTACCAGAGCAAGTGGCCCAAGCATCACTGATACCTCCCCTGAAAAAACCCCCCAAATGGATGAGGAGGCCAGCAGGTGTTTCATTTGCT TTTGGGGGCAAGCTGGTGACCTTTGGCCTCCCCAGCACCCCTGTCCATCAGGTGCCACAGCCTTGCCTCCGCCTAGTCTTTATCAGTCAGGTCACCACAGAACCTGAACTCCTGGCACAGTCAGCTGAGCTGCAGGAGGCCCTCGGATCAGGAAATCTCCTGAATTACTGTCAGAACAAGATCCACCAAGCATCACTGCAAAGTGAAAAGATGCTCTGGCAGTTTCTGAAG GTGACTTTAGAGAAGGACGCCAGGATGAAGTTCCTGAAGCTATTAGGATACAGTAAAGATGAACTTCAGAAGAAG GTGGCCACATGGTTGAGAAGTGATTTGAGGCTGGGTGAGATCCCTCAGTCCAAGGGAGATGACCTCAACAGTAACAGACAACAGGCCTTCTCCATACAG ACCTCCAAacataccacctgggaagcctcggtCTCCTCAGACTTCTTTGATGAGCTGATCCCTCAAAACATGACTCTGTGGGAGATCCCCATCACAGAAG ACACGGAGGGACTCCTGAGCCGGGCTCTCCTGCTTGGAGAACTGGGCCCTGCCGTAGAGCTGTGTCTGAAGGAAGAGCGCTTTGCTGATGCCATCATCCTGGCCCAGGCTGGAGGCTCAGATCTGCTGAAGCAAGCACAGGAGCGCTACTTGGCCAAGAAGAAAACCGGAATCGCCCCG CTGCTAGCCTGCATTATACAGAAGAATTGGAAAGACATGGTGCATGCCTGTAGCCTGAAGAACTGGAGAGAGGCTCTGGCCTTGCTGCTGACATACTCAGAGCCAGAGAAATTCCCCGAGCTCTGTG ACAGGCTGGGAACTCGTATGGAGCAGGAGAGTGGCTGGGCACTCACCTCTGAAGCCAGACTCTGTTATGTGTGCTCAGGGAGTGTGGAGCGGCTGGTGGAGTGCTGGGCAAAATGCCAGCCGGCTTCATCCCCCATGGCTTTACAG GACCTGATGGAGAAAGTGATGGTCCTTAACAGGAGCTTGGAGCTACTGCGGGGTCCTGATGGGGTGAGCCCAGGCCCTGCCACAACCTACAGAATCACTCAGTATGCCAACCTCCTGGCAGCCCAGGGCAGCCTGGCCACTGCCATGAGCTACCTACCCAGTGACTGTGCTCAG CTACCAGTTCAGCAGCTGAGAGATCGACTTTTTCATGCCCAGGGTTCTGGTGTCTTGGGCCAACAGTCTCCCCCTTTCCCTTTTCCCCGGGTTGTCGTGGGAGCTACCCCCTACTCTCAAGAGACATCCTCTCCCAGACTGAAATTCCAGTCTTCTCACCAG GTTCCAATTCTACCTCCAAGGCCAAGGATTTTTACACCTCAGTCATCACTAATGATGCCCTTGACACCTTCCCATCCTAGCCCTTATCAGGGCTCCAGAATGCAGAATACAAGTGACTACAGGCCATCTGGGGTCCAGGAAGCACAGCCTTTGCCTCTGGGCCCTGGG GGCTCCTCCAGTGCACCCTCTGTTTCCTGTGAGAGCACCAGGCTTCAGCCCTATGAGCTCCCAGCCACCAGCCCCTCCTGTCAGCTTCCCTGCGGCCCACCCTCCAGGAGGGCCAGGTACTCCATGCGCTGGTGTCCTCCCGACCACTGGCATCTTGATTCCTCACCCAG GACCTCAGGATTCCTTGAAAAATGCTCCAGTGCCCAAGGGAAACCTCCAGAGGAAAAAG ttgCCAGAGACATTTATGCCCCCAGCACCAATTACTGCTCCAGTTATGTGCCTCACCCCTGA